The Candidatus Methylomirabilota bacterium DNA segment GGGCAGCGAAAAAACGGGTAACGACATTGGTGGGCCTGCTCCGCACGATCGCGATCGTCGGCCTGTGGGCGGTGGTTGTAATCATTACGCTGGAGCAGATCGGGTTGAACATCACCCCGATCCTGGCCGGTGCCGGGATTATCGGGCTGGCCGTAGGCTTTGGCGCGCAGAACCTCGTCCGCGACCTGATCAGCGGATTCTTCATGGTGCTGGAAGACCAGGTGCGGGTCGGCGATGTCGCTATCGTCAACGGGACAGGGGGGCTCGTCGAGGCGATCTCCTTCCGAACCATCGTGCTTCGGGACCTTTCGGGGGTTGTCCACATCTTTCCTAACGGCACGATCAATACGCTGTCCAACATGACGAAGGTGTGGTCGGGTTATGTCATGGATGTGGGCGTGGCGTACAAGGAGGACACCAACCACGTCGTCGAGGTCATGCGGCGCGTGGGCGATGAGCTGCGACAGGATCCTGACCTAGGCCCGAAGATCCTGGAACCTATTGAGGTTTTTGGGGTGGATGACTTCGCGGATTCCGCAGTGGTTATAAAGGCTCGGCTCAAGACGCATCCGATTCAACAGTGGGGCGTGGGGCGGGAGTATCGCCGCCGGCTGAAGAAGGCCTTTGACGCCGAGGGGATCGAGATTCCCTTCCCTCATCGC contains these protein-coding regions:
- a CDS encoding mechanosensitive ion channel family protein, with protein sequence MTGVSMEKLTPLLLSTGAAALRIGLILIAGYVGARVLRLGLGRLESALITAGERTEAVPGAAKKRVTTLVGLLRTIAIVGLWAVVVIITLEQIGLNITPILAGAGIIGLAVGFGAQNLVRDLISGFFMVLEDQVRVGDVAIVNGTGGLVEAISFRTIVLRDLSGVVHIFPNGTINTLSNMTKVWSGYVMDVGVAYKEDTNHVVEVMRRVGDELRQDPDLGPKILEPIEVFGVDDFADSAVVIKARLKTHPIQQWGVGREYRRRLKKAFDAEGIEIPFPHRSIYVGEATKPFQVQLKEAAATSGTGE